The genomic DNA AAAGCTTGCGGCGGAGCTGATCGACAAACAGACCGACCCGGCGGCGGCGCGGTGGCTGATGCGGCGGGCCGAACACAAGCACTCCAGCATCCTGCTCAACAGCAGCCTCAAGCGGCACGGCGCGAGTCAGCGTGGTTACCGCTATGTCCACGACACCCTGAACGTCGCCGTGACCGGCATGCCTGCCCAGGAGATTCAGCTGCGGCGCGGCAACCCGGTCACGAAGGACAACTTCACCGAGCAGGAGCTGGCCGCTCACGCCCTGATGCAGTTCGCGACGATCAACAGTCTGGATGACGTCAACGCGGTGGGCGATACCGACTGTGTCAGCGCCGTTGAAACCGTCACCAGCGATTTCCGCCCCTCACTGCGGAAGTATTTCGGCCCCCGCAAATACCCACAGGAAGGCCTGCTGCAGGCAGACGTATGACCGCATCCCCCCAAGACCTGCTGAACACCGCCTGGGCCGCCTGCTGGGTCACTAGCGTGGGCGGATCGTTCGACGACGACACGGAACGCGAGGACATGGCCGCGCTGGCGCTGCGAATGCAACACGGGCTCGACCACCTGGACGCGCTGGATCCGGAGGAGAGCGAGACGGCGGTGCAGGCGTTGATGGCGGTCTTCCTGGAGCTTCAGGACGGCACCTCGTCCCCGGAGGGCCAACTGGCCGAGGCGCTGACGCCCGAGCGGGTCGCGTTGGCGTACACCACACTGATGGCCCGCCTGGAGCGCGAGGCCGACGCCCACTTCAGCGTGCTCGAAACCCTGCTGGCCAGCACCTGCTGGGAGTTGCACGAACTGAAACAGCCGCTGGCGCAAACAGACAGCAACCGACAGGAATACGCCCGGCTGATCGCACTGCGCGATGACCTGGAGGCCGCGCTGCTCACCGGCAGTCGGATGCAGCTCTCCACCGCTCAGACCTGGCTGCTCGGTCAGCGCCTGCGCGAACAGGCCCAGATGTTGGCAGAGACGCCCGAGCTGCTGGACACCCTGATCATCATGCCCGACCAGAAAGCCGCCCTGTTGCCGAATCGCCTGCAAGCCGCCCAGGTGTATCTCCAGGCGCAGCCGTCGAGCGCGGTGGGGATCGCGTGACCGCCACCTTTCCACCCTGGCTCGACGATCCCCCGGTGGCCGCGCACGTGTCGGTGCTGGCGCAGGTGCTCGCCCGGCTGACCGCGGAGACCAAGACCACGCACCAACCGTCGCGTCATGTCTTCCGGAAAGGCCTGATCGTCACTGCGTTCGTTCAGAATGGCGAGCTGCGGCTGGCCCTGACCCGCGACGGCAGCGAACCCAGCCTGACCGAAGGCGACATCGTGGCCCGCGAGGCAGGCTGGCGCGGCTACAGACACACCTGGAAGACAGGCAGCACTGGCACACGCGGCCTGGTACTCAGGCGCGAAGACACACCCCAGGCGCTCCCCAAGGGCGAGAAACTCGCCTACGGCCTGACGCCTGAGCAGCGGGCTGCCATCCTGGAGGTCTTCAAACAGACGCCCCGGCCACCCGGCACCATGACACCTGAGTACGCCGCGACCTTCTACGCCGCCCGCGAGGCGGGACTGAAGGCCATGAGCAACAACGCGCTGCTGGAAGAACTCGACTGGCTGTGGCGGCACTGGGGGCCATGGATGGTGGACGCGTTCCGGTCATTAGAAAACGTGATGACTCCCCCGTTGTCCTGATACACTGCTGACAACCCCGAGGCCGGATGTAGGCCAAAGGGCAGCGCCCCCGGACTGGGGAGTCAACAGGGGGCGCAACCAAGCGATGTTTTTTAAGCTTTTCCCACTCGGCAGTGGGAAGGCGTAAGCCTATGCACAGGATAGCCGTCCTGGGGCCTCTGGTCAACGACCACGCCCGAACCGGCTGAAGGACACTGTTGTGAGTATCAGCGCTACCAAGCGTCTCCGCATCCTGCAACGAGACGAATTCGCCTGCTTTTACTGCGGGCGCACACTGCACCTCAACTATCCTGTTGATCACCAGAACTTCACCCATCCAGATCTGATGGACTACGCCGCCCTGGATCACCTCGACCCACAGCGCAGCGGAGGAAGCCACCACGACGATAACCTTGTGGCCTGCTGCCGAGCGTGTAACAGTTCCAAGGGCGGCAGAACACTGGAAGCCTACCGATTCAGCTTAGAGATGAAAAATCCAATCGT from Deinococcus ruber includes the following:
- a CDS encoding HNH endonuclease; translation: MSISATKRLRILQRDEFACFYCGRTLHLNYPVDHQNFTHPDLMDYAALDHLDPQRSGGSHHDDNLVACCRACNSSKGGRTLEAYRFSLEMKNPIVQAREALKYARSLVQLPMDAELLAAVTLLEQQNTGIIFPGEQKAALRLQTNVGDVA